The Cellulomonas sp. P24 genome contains a region encoding:
- a CDS encoding magnesium transporter MgtE N-terminal domain-containing protein, giving the protein MTEPQPAPTGQLPGVLLLSALLRRTAVDGAGHGLGRLSDIIVRLREGDYPAVTGLVAHVGGRDLFVPANEILAWDDQRLELASARLDLRPFERRTGEVLLRRDVLGHRLVDVEEPGLVTAHDVRLSRTGDGWAVNAVDIHPRGLLRRRGGHTWRDWSGFEALIGHDGSLPARTPMGGLHRLKPAELADIIEDASDSEQHELLTRVHAHPELEADVFEELDEDQASDLLEARTDPQIADILGRMRADDAADALLDLPQERRLSVLGLLPDIQRQKITVLLGYQETTAGGLMSVDYLLLPATTTVAEALGAVRAATQMQHEAIVVVFCHDENQHVVGAVGLVALVQGDPRATLDVLAEPDPVHVHPDADLTEITLAMADYNLLVLPVLDHDDHLIGVLTSDDILEAAIAPEWRRRRG; this is encoded by the coding sequence GTGACCGAACCCCAGCCCGCCCCCACGGGCCAGCTCCCCGGAGTCTTGCTGCTGTCCGCACTGCTGCGCCGGACGGCCGTCGACGGTGCCGGTCACGGCCTGGGCCGGCTCAGCGACATCATCGTGCGCCTGCGCGAGGGCGACTACCCCGCAGTGACCGGCTTGGTCGCCCACGTCGGAGGTCGCGACCTTTTCGTCCCCGCCAACGAGATCCTCGCCTGGGACGACCAACGCCTCGAGCTCGCCTCGGCCCGCCTGGACCTGCGGCCCTTCGAGCGCCGCACCGGCGAGGTCCTGCTGCGCCGCGACGTCCTGGGCCACCGACTGGTCGACGTCGAAGAACCCGGCCTGGTGACCGCGCACGACGTCCGGCTCTCCCGCACCGGCGACGGATGGGCCGTCAACGCGGTCGACATCCACCCGCGGGGACTACTGCGCCGGCGAGGGGGTCACACCTGGCGCGACTGGTCGGGGTTCGAGGCCCTGATCGGCCACGACGGCTCATTGCCCGCACGCACACCGATGGGTGGGCTGCACCGGTTGAAGCCTGCCGAGCTCGCGGACATCATCGAAGACGCCTCCGACAGTGAGCAGCACGAGCTGCTCACCCGCGTCCATGCCCACCCCGAGCTTGAGGCCGACGTCTTCGAAGAGCTGGACGAGGACCAGGCCTCCGACCTCCTCGAAGCCCGCACAGACCCGCAGATCGCCGACATCCTGGGACGGATGCGCGCCGATGACGCCGCCGACGCGCTGCTCGACCTGCCCCAAGAGCGGCGCCTGAGCGTCCTGGGACTGCTCCCGGACATCCAGCGGCAGAAGATCACCGTCCTGCTCGGCTACCAGGAGACCACCGCCGGGGGTCTGATGAGCGTGGACTACCTGCTGCTGCCCGCCACGACCACCGTCGCGGAAGCGCTCGGTGCCGTCCGGGCGGCCACGCAGATGCAGCACGAGGCCATCGTCGTCGTCTTCTGCCACGACGAGAACCAGCACGTCGTCGGGGCAGTGGGCCTGGTCGCCCTGGTCCAGGGCGACCCGCGTGCCACGCTCGACGTGTTGGCCGAACCCGACCCCGTGCACGTGCACCCCGACGCCGACCTCACCGAGATCACGCTGGCCATGGCCGACTACAACCTCCTGGTCCTGCCGGTCCTGGACCACGATGACCACCTCATCGGGGTCCTGACCAGCGACGACATCCTCGAAGCCGCCATCGCACCCGAATGGCGCCGACGGCGCGGGTAG
- a CDS encoding flavodoxin domain-containing protein — MNTIDGPILVVYASRHGATQAIADRIATTLTGAGHRVDLRAAHERLDVSDYDTFVIGSAIHGNCWLRDASDFVDRNIDHLTTRPVWLFSSGPLGTDTTDAAGRDLRTSSVPTDVTEFSQAIHPRDHRVFFGALDAATLSASEKAVRRLPALRGLMPEGDFRNWAQIEAWARDVAAQARQPDPPTGRTKPCHDQ, encoded by the coding sequence ATGAACACGATCGACGGACCGATCCTCGTCGTCTACGCGAGCAGGCACGGGGCGACCCAAGCAATCGCCGACCGCATCGCCACCACACTCACCGGTGCAGGGCACCGCGTGGACCTGCGAGCGGCCCACGAGCGGCTCGACGTGAGCGACTACGACACGTTCGTCATCGGGAGCGCCATTCACGGCAACTGCTGGCTCAGGGACGCCTCGGACTTCGTCGACCGCAACATCGACCACCTAACTACGCGCCCCGTGTGGCTGTTCAGCAGCGGCCCCCTGGGCACAGACACAACAGACGCCGCCGGGCGCGACCTGCGCACGAGCTCGGTGCCCACGGATGTCACCGAGTTCTCCCAGGCGATCCACCCACGGGATCACCGAGTCTTCTTCGGCGCACTCGATGCCGCCACCCTGAGCGCGAGCGAGAAGGCAGTGCGCAGACTGCCCGCCCTGCGAGGACTCATGCCTGAAGGCGACTTCCGCAACTGGGCTCAGATCGAGGCATGGGCACGCGACGTCGCCGCGCAAGCACGACAACCCGACCCCCCTACCGGAAGGACGAAGCCGTGCCACGATCAGTGA
- a CDS encoding recombinase family protein, with the protein MGHLLGYARVSTGDQDAALQIDALNQAGCYRVFVDTISGALEHRPELDKLLDQLRPGDTLVVWRLDRLGRSIRHLIDQLQALADREVGFRSLTEAIDTTSPGGRLVFHVFAALAEFERDLIRERTNAGLAAARARGRTGGRPAALSADQVKTARRMYEGKDMTVAQIGDVLGVSRTTIYRALNRQPATSPPRRSPSPV; encoded by the coding sequence ATGGGGCATCTCCTGGGGTATGCGCGCGTGTCCACCGGTGATCAGGACGCGGCGTTGCAGATCGACGCCCTGAACCAGGCGGGGTGCTACCGGGTGTTCGTCGACACGATCTCCGGTGCGCTGGAGCACCGCCCCGAGCTGGACAAGCTGCTGGACCAGCTGCGTCCGGGCGACACCCTGGTCGTGTGGCGTCTGGACCGTCTGGGCCGCTCGATCCGGCACCTGATCGACCAGCTGCAGGCCCTGGCCGACCGCGAGGTGGGGTTCCGGTCGCTGACCGAGGCGATCGACACGACCTCCCCGGGCGGACGGCTGGTCTTCCACGTCTTCGCCGCGCTGGCCGAGTTCGAGCGCGACCTCATCCGTGAACGCACCAACGCCGGCCTGGCCGCCGCAAGGGCCCGTGGACGCACCGGCGGGCGCCCCGCGGCACTCTCGGCGGACCAGGTCAAGACCGCCCGTCGGATGTACGAGGGCAAGGATATGACCGTCGCCCAGATCGGCGACGTGCTCGGCGTCAGCCGCACCACGATCTACCGGGCGCTGAACCGTCAGCCCGCCACGAGTCCACCACGCCGGTCACCAAGCCCCGTGTAG
- a CDS encoding Mu transposase C-terminal domain-containing protein → MDADGRWRILRLHVEDQVPLAVLARNHGIGLRTLERWHARYRAAGLEGLGRTMRADAGGHHLPAELIALIEGLGLARPRPSVAAIHRAVAKVCAGQGWPIPSYAVVWSIIGALDPGMVTLALEGPASYRDKYELALRRAADRPNAMWQADHTLLDILLVGTDGKPVRPWLTVVIDDCSRAVCGYSVFMDAPSSMQTALALRQAIWHKPDPGWPMCGIPDVLYVDHGSDFTSDHLTHTAIDLHIRLIHSAVARPQGRGKIERFFGTVNTELLAALPGHLTGGRPWPTPELSLAELDAAIRSFVADYNDRPHSELGTSPRTAWIAEGWLPRMPDSLEDLDGLLLTVARPRTVRRDGIHFQGLRYISPTLSGFVGRAVVIRYDPRDITEVRVFDHDDFLCRAVDQAHHGEQVSLKEIQAARNARRRALRQGINERIAVLADHSAAPAPRPPRPQTSPASKLKVYQEDLS, encoded by the coding sequence GTGGACGCGGACGGGCGCTGGCGGATCCTCAGGCTGCACGTCGAGGACCAGGTCCCGCTCGCCGTCCTGGCCCGCAATCACGGGATCGGTCTGCGCACGCTGGAGCGTTGGCACGCCCGCTACCGCGCGGCCGGGCTCGAGGGGTTGGGCCGGACCATGCGGGCCGACGCCGGCGGGCACCATCTGCCCGCCGAGCTCATCGCGCTGATCGAAGGTCTCGGGCTCGCCCGGCCTCGCCCGTCGGTCGCCGCGATCCACCGCGCGGTCGCCAAGGTCTGCGCCGGGCAGGGGTGGCCGATCCCTTCCTACGCGGTGGTGTGGTCGATCATCGGCGCCCTCGATCCGGGCATGGTCACGCTCGCCCTCGAGGGTCCAGCGTCCTACCGGGACAAGTACGAGCTCGCGCTGCGCCGGGCAGCCGACCGACCCAACGCGATGTGGCAGGCCGACCACACGCTGCTCGACATCCTGCTCGTCGGCACGGACGGCAAGCCGGTCCGGCCGTGGCTGACGGTCGTCATCGACGACTGCTCGCGCGCGGTCTGCGGGTACAGCGTCTTCATGGACGCACCCTCGTCCATGCAGACCGCCCTGGCCCTGCGGCAGGCGATCTGGCACAAGCCGGACCCCGGCTGGCCGATGTGCGGGATCCCCGACGTGCTCTATGTCGACCACGGGTCGGACTTCACCAGCGACCACCTGACGCACACCGCGATCGACCTGCACATCCGCCTGATTCACTCCGCCGTCGCCCGACCACAGGGCCGCGGCAAGATCGAGCGGTTCTTCGGCACCGTCAACACCGAGCTCCTGGCCGCCCTGCCCGGGCATCTGACCGGCGGGCGCCCGTGGCCCACGCCGGAGCTTTCGCTCGCCGAACTGGACGCCGCCATCAGGTCGTTCGTCGCGGACTACAACGACCGGCCCCACAGCGAGCTCGGCACCTCGCCCCGAACAGCCTGGATCGCCGAAGGATGGCTGCCGCGCATGCCCGACAGCCTCGAAGACCTCGACGGCCTGCTGCTCACCGTGGCCCGACCCAGGACCGTGCGCCGCGACGGCATCCACTTCCAAGGACTGCGCTACATCTCACCGACGCTCTCCGGGTTCGTGGGCCGGGCGGTCGTGATCCGCTACGACCCCCGAGACATCACCGAGGTCCGCGTCTTCGACCACGACGACTTCCTGTGCAGAGCGGTCGACCAGGCGCACCACGGCGAGCAGGTCAGCCTCAAGGAGATCCAAGCGGCCCGCAACGCCCGCCGTCGCGCCCTGCGCCAGGGCATCAACGAGCGCATCGCCGTCCTCGCCGACCACAGCGCTGCTCCCGCGCCTCGACCGCCGCGCCCGCAGACGTCACCAGCCTCGAAGCTCAAGGTCTACCAGGAGGACCTGTCGTGA
- a CDS encoding AAA family ATPase, producing MSDRFIVTKEHRRFIEFADAVRHGHTIGLCFGAAGVGKTVSARRYAHWDKAHDLLTNWGPRADSDAKIYSALAKSRTVIYTPGVLTTPRLLRDDLDQAVDRTNICIAQHLEIPGNIPLDRWGTRRIKNYVQLIIVDESERLSATGLELLRDRYDRDNIALILIGMPGLEKQFSHYPQFYSRVGFAHHYRPLGDDEMLFVLQRHWRALGKSLDPDDFTDAQAIAAITRITRGNFRLLERLFPQIERVLKINELHTITNDVVEAAQSTLVIGVT from the coding sequence GTGAGTGATCGCTTCATCGTCACCAAGGAACACCGCCGCTTCATCGAGTTCGCCGACGCCGTACGACACGGCCACACCATCGGCCTGTGCTTCGGAGCCGCCGGCGTCGGCAAGACCGTCTCGGCCCGCCGCTACGCCCACTGGGACAAGGCCCACGACCTGCTCACCAACTGGGGCCCCCGCGCCGACAGTGACGCCAAGATCTACTCCGCCCTGGCCAAGAGCCGAACCGTCATCTACACCCCGGGAGTACTGACCACGCCCCGCCTGCTGCGCGACGACCTCGACCAGGCCGTCGACCGGACCAACATCTGCATCGCCCAGCACCTCGAGATCCCCGGGAACATCCCGCTGGACCGATGGGGCACACGGCGCATCAAGAACTACGTCCAGCTCATCATCGTCGACGAGTCCGAACGCCTCAGCGCCACCGGCCTCGAACTGCTCCGCGACCGCTACGACCGCGACAACATCGCCCTGATCCTCATCGGCATGCCCGGCCTGGAGAAGCAGTTCAGCCACTACCCCCAGTTCTACAGCCGCGTCGGCTTCGCCCACCACTACCGCCCCCTGGGCGACGACGAGATGCTCTTCGTCCTGCAACGACACTGGCGGGCGCTGGGCAAGAGCCTCGACCCCGACGACTTCACCGACGCCCAAGCCATCGCCGCAATCACGCGCATCACCCGCGGGAACTTCCGCCTCCTCGAACGACTCTTCCCCCAGATCGAACGCGTCCTGAAGATCAACGAGCTGCACACCATCACCAACGACGTCGTCGAGGCCGCCCAGAGCACCCTCGTCATCGGCGTCACCTGA
- a CDS encoding bifunctional lysylphosphatidylglycerol flippase/synthetase MprF — translation MLLDGAHSLGHPTSLVLSFLWAPGMIGYVWGTVVLLTLGAFAEKLLGTGRYAVALVTTHVVAASMVTVFALLVDRFDPVWVSAFLTVRYGGPTLGVIGAVLAASAVLPTLWRRRVRVGSITLFAAMVLFYGGGLAVLLMAAAVSGLVLGRVFRATRVDAGPVGSVHEARVLASVIVAATAIGPLLAMLTPVPTGPFSTLGFLVADVRRARPDAVARLCAHAPASVGCALGNLNLHPSVGATVMACLPVLLLLVVADGLRRGRRMAWMAALILEGVLAGVVVAQFALTMLDAGPVLPITYLSDEQPLLLLTQLVLPCLVPVAIVVVILVLGRGLFTVRAPKGTFRSLSRRIGLLLAGSAGLYVGTGLMVADQWQSPPTVWSLLTDVPLRLAPFELTMGALADSVPTGPLARVLFAWLGVVFWACAVVIVVRSFRRIAPANQSDRERATELFLEHGGSSLAWMGLWQGNDYWFNASGTSYVPYRLIQGVMLTIGDPIGPPGDRADVVREFTTYCESIGAAPCFYSASADLEVECARLGWHSVQIAEETVLDLGSLAFTGKKFQDVRTTLNAAGREGVHVEWIDYHTAPLATVVQIQAISEEWVGQQRLPEMGFTLGGLEQLSDPNVRCSVVVDDAGRVHAVASWLPIVEAGSLIGWTLDFMRRRTDAFRNSSELLIARSALDLQNEGYRVLSLSGAPLARVDQRTAQPPEAADVVPVPAALDRWLERLGNRLEPVYGFRSLHRFKAKFNPQYRPMYLIYADAASLPAIGRAVARAYVPEASLGLIVQVAHRVVFGRTPVPGRRPSPTLRSTQQVAPTPHPDLRTPAMPHTPLTHERAIAGRAR, via the coding sequence GTGCTCCTTGACGGGGCCCACTCGCTCGGCCACCCGACATCACTTGTCCTGTCGTTCCTGTGGGCACCGGGGATGATCGGTTACGTGTGGGGCACGGTCGTGCTGCTCACCTTGGGGGCATTCGCCGAGAAGCTCCTCGGCACCGGACGTTACGCGGTGGCGTTGGTCACCACGCACGTGGTTGCAGCCTCCATGGTGACCGTGTTCGCGCTGCTGGTGGACAGGTTCGACCCGGTCTGGGTGAGCGCGTTCCTGACCGTCCGGTACGGCGGACCGACCCTCGGCGTGATCGGGGCCGTTCTGGCCGCCAGCGCGGTGCTGCCGACCTTGTGGCGGCGCAGGGTCCGGGTGGGCAGCATCACGCTCTTCGCGGCGATGGTGTTGTTCTACGGCGGTGGCCTCGCGGTTCTGCTCATGGCGGCCGCGGTTTCCGGGCTTGTGCTGGGTCGCGTGTTTCGCGCTACCCGAGTGGATGCCGGTCCGGTGGGCTCGGTTCACGAGGCTCGCGTCCTGGCGTCGGTCATCGTGGCGGCCACGGCCATCGGGCCGCTGTTGGCGATGCTTACCCCGGTGCCCACAGGCCCGTTCTCGACGCTAGGGTTCCTCGTCGCAGACGTGCGCCGGGCTCGGCCGGACGCCGTCGCCCGGCTGTGTGCTCACGCTCCGGCCTCGGTCGGGTGTGCGCTGGGGAATCTGAACCTGCACCCGAGTGTCGGGGCCACCGTGATGGCATGCCTACCCGTTCTGCTCTTGCTGGTGGTCGCTGACGGGTTGCGCCGCGGGCGCCGCATGGCGTGGATGGCCGCGCTGATCCTCGAAGGAGTTCTCGCCGGTGTGGTGGTCGCGCAGTTTGCCTTGACGATGCTCGACGCGGGACCGGTCCTGCCGATCACCTACCTCTCGGATGAGCAGCCTCTGCTCCTGCTCACGCAGCTCGTCCTCCCGTGCCTGGTCCCCGTGGCGATCGTCGTGGTGATCCTCGTCCTGGGCCGAGGGCTGTTCACCGTTCGGGCGCCGAAGGGAACCTTCCGCTCGTTGAGCCGACGCATCGGTCTCCTGCTCGCCGGATCTGCCGGGCTGTACGTGGGCACCGGCCTGATGGTCGCAGATCAGTGGCAGAGCCCCCCCACCGTGTGGTCGTTGCTGACCGACGTCCCGCTGCGGCTGGCGCCCTTCGAACTGACCATGGGTGCGCTGGCCGACTCCGTCCCGACAGGCCCCCTCGCGCGAGTGCTCTTCGCTTGGCTTGGTGTCGTGTTCTGGGCGTGCGCTGTGGTGATCGTCGTGCGCTCGTTCCGGAGGATCGCGCCCGCAAACCAGTCCGATCGCGAGCGTGCCACCGAGTTGTTCCTCGAGCACGGCGGCAGCTCGCTCGCGTGGATGGGGCTGTGGCAGGGCAACGACTACTGGTTCAACGCCAGCGGTACGAGCTACGTCCCGTACCGCCTGATTCAGGGAGTCATGCTGACGATCGGTGACCCCATCGGGCCGCCCGGAGACCGCGCGGACGTCGTGCGCGAGTTCACCACGTACTGCGAGTCGATCGGGGCGGCCCCGTGCTTCTACTCCGCCTCGGCTGATCTTGAGGTCGAGTGCGCACGCCTGGGGTGGCACAGCGTGCAGATCGCTGAGGAGACCGTCCTGGATCTGGGGTCGTTGGCCTTCACCGGCAAGAAGTTCCAGGACGTGCGCACCACGCTGAACGCTGCTGGGCGCGAGGGCGTGCACGTCGAGTGGATCGACTACCACACCGCTCCGCTGGCCACCGTCGTCCAGATCCAGGCGATCTCGGAGGAGTGGGTCGGTCAGCAGAGGCTGCCGGAGATGGGATTCACGCTGGGAGGGCTCGAGCAGCTGAGCGACCCGAATGTGCGGTGCTCCGTGGTCGTCGACGACGCGGGACGCGTGCATGCGGTCGCGTCGTGGTTGCCGATCGTCGAGGCCGGGTCGCTCATCGGGTGGACGCTCGACTTCATGCGACGACGCACCGACGCGTTCCGCAACTCCAGCGAGCTGCTCATCGCACGCAGCGCACTGGACCTCCAGAACGAGGGGTACCGGGTGCTGAGCCTGTCGGGCGCCCCGCTGGCCCGCGTCGACCAACGAACGGCTCAGCCTCCTGAGGCGGCAGACGTGGTACCGGTGCCCGCTGCGCTGGACCGGTGGCTCGAGCGCCTCGGCAACCGGTTGGAGCCGGTGTACGGGTTCCGCTCGCTGCACCGGTTCAAGGCCAAGTTCAATCCGCAGTACCGCCCGATGTACCTCATCTACGCCGACGCCGCGTCACTGCCCGCCATCGGCCGCGCAGTCGCGCGAGCGTATGTTCCCGAGGCCTCCCTCGGGCTGATCGTCCAGGTCGCCCACCGGGTCGTCTTCGGACGCACACCCGTTCCCGGCCGTCGCCCTTCGCCCACCCTGCGGTCAACGCAGCAGGTCGCTCCTACGCCCCACCCCGACCTGAGGACACCCGCGATGCCCCACACGCCCCTCACGCATGAGCGAGCGATCGCAGGTCGCGCACGATGA
- a CDS encoding esterase family protein — translation MSGPTGFVMRMQVLTPAVLFTAFALSAAVVLTLLSRRTPRWVVLATSALLAGAATGGLTLWIIEGPVNYFGTPLGWSTRWWVVACFAVLGLAVANARRSTLRRKIGAVLGSFVVVTTTVLGINAIYGLDPTIGSLLGVATVAQLALPAPSPSQTLTAVPDPSLPLWKTWTAPAGIPAKGKIGTEVIPSTVSGFAARPAGIYLPPAALTAHPPALPLVVLLMGQPGNPDPHAVAAVLDRFAAANQGLAPIVLVADQLGDPTVDTLCLDTALHGKVETYINTDVVTWARTHLNILADRAAWTIAGYSNGGQCAISFAAKHPQIWGNVLDISGEKYPGAEHPADVLKTVFAGNQAAYDAQKPVVILSHHHYPDTTAIFTASTNDPIYIAAAKTVAAAAAAAGMHVTLHEIPNGGHGIGALNGGFTEGFSVLYPRLGLSRP, via the coding sequence ATGAGCGGGCCCACCGGGTTCGTGATGCGCATGCAGGTGCTGACGCCTGCCGTGCTGTTCACCGCGTTCGCGCTCAGCGCTGCGGTGGTGCTGACCCTGCTGTCTCGCCGCACCCCCCGGTGGGTGGTCCTGGCGACGAGCGCACTACTCGCGGGCGCGGCGACCGGGGGGCTGACGTTGTGGATCATCGAAGGGCCGGTCAACTACTTCGGCACGCCTCTGGGATGGAGCACCCGCTGGTGGGTCGTGGCGTGCTTCGCGGTGCTCGGCCTGGCTGTGGCCAATGCGCGACGCTCGACCCTGCGGCGCAAGATCGGGGCCGTGCTCGGTTCGTTCGTCGTCGTGACAACGACCGTGCTGGGAATCAATGCGATCTACGGACTCGACCCCACCATCGGCTCCCTACTCGGAGTCGCGACCGTCGCCCAGCTGGCGCTGCCAGCGCCCTCCCCGAGCCAGACCCTCACGGCGGTCCCCGATCCTTCGCTGCCCCTGTGGAAGACATGGACGGCTCCGGCCGGCATACCGGCGAAGGGCAAGATCGGCACCGAGGTCATCCCCTCAACGGTCTCAGGTTTCGCCGCCCGCCCCGCCGGGATCTACCTGCCGCCGGCCGCCCTGACGGCCCACCCACCCGCGTTGCCGCTCGTGGTTCTGCTGATGGGCCAACCGGGAAACCCTGACCCCCACGCCGTGGCCGCGGTCCTTGACCGGTTCGCGGCCGCGAACCAGGGCCTTGCCCCGATCGTGCTGGTCGCCGACCAGCTCGGTGACCCGACCGTGGACACCTTGTGCCTGGACACCGCCTTGCACGGCAAGGTCGAGACGTACATCAACACCGACGTGGTCACGTGGGCCCGCACCCACCTGAACATCCTCGCCGACCGCGCTGCCTGGACGATCGCCGGCTACTCCAACGGTGGCCAGTGCGCGATCTCCTTCGCAGCGAAGCACCCGCAGATCTGGGGCAACGTCCTGGACATCTCGGGCGAGAAGTACCCGGGTGCCGAGCACCCTGCGGACGTCCTGAAGACGGTCTTCGCCGGCAACCAGGCGGCCTACGACGCACAGAAGCCCGTCGTCATCCTGTCCCACCACCACTATCCGGACACCACGGCGATCTTCACGGCCTCGACGAACGACCCGATCTACATCGCCGCCGCAAAGACAGTCGCGGCCGCGGCGGCTGCCGCCGGCATGCACGTCACTCTCCACGAGATCCCCAACGGCGGCCACGGCATCGGCGCCCTGAACGGAGGTTTCACCGAGGGGTTCTCAGTGCTCTACCCCCGGCTCGGGCTGAGCCGGCCGTAG
- a CDS encoding substrate-binding domain-containing protein: protein MQRQFVAGTGDVLITYENDAIEAQRANQPIDYVIPAQTILIENPVAVTTSAKDPKAARAFDVRPVRIFTSRP, encoded by the coding sequence GTGCAACGACAGTTCGTCGCCGGCACTGGTGACGTGCTCATCACCTACGAGAACGACGCGATCGAGGCCCAGCGGGCCAACCAGCCGATCGACTACGTGATCCCTGCGCAGACGATCCTCATCGAGAACCCCGTTGCGGTCACGACGTCGGCCAAGGACCCGAAGGCGGCCAGGGCCTTCGATGTTCGCCCGGTGAGAATCTTCACGTCTCGGCCTTGA
- a CDS encoding magnesium transporter MgtE N-terminal domain-containing protein — protein MTDVTDPYPAPHLTGTLLLSALLRRTAVDGAGHGLGRLSDIIVRLRDDSYPIVTGLVAEIGGRELFIPATEILAWDNQRLELASARLDLRPFERRTGEVLLRRDVLGHRLIDVEQPRLVTAHDVQLTHTGQTWVATAVDIHPRGLLRRRTGHTWRDWRGFEALIGHDGSLPSRTRLGGLRHLKAAQIADLIEEASDNEQNELLSRVHAHPDLEADVFEELDEDQASDLLEALPDAQVADVLARMRSDDAADALLDLPQDRRQDVLGLLPETQRQKITILLGYQEATAGGLMSVEYLSVATTTTVADALRAIAAATHLQQEAIVITFCHDDDRRTVGAVSVITLLQNDPRALIGDLADPHPVHVHPDADLPEITAAMADYNLLVLPVLDHDDHLIGVLTIDDVLEATIPEHWRRRRA, from the coding sequence ATGACCGATGTGACCGATCCTTACCCGGCCCCCCACCTGACCGGCACCCTGCTGCTGTCAGCGCTGCTGCGCCGCACCGCGGTGGACGGCGCAGGTCACGGCCTCGGACGCCTGAGCGACATCATCGTGCGCCTGCGTGACGACTCCTACCCGATCGTCACCGGGCTGGTCGCCGAGATCGGCGGGCGCGAGCTGTTCATCCCCGCCACCGAGATCCTCGCCTGGGACAACCAACGCCTCGAGCTGGCCTCCGCGCGCCTGGACCTGCGACCGTTCGAACGGCGAACCGGGGAGGTCCTGCTTCGCCGCGACGTCCTGGGTCACCGGCTGATCGACGTCGAACAACCGCGCCTGGTCACCGCGCACGACGTCCAGCTCACCCACACCGGCCAGACCTGGGTCGCCACCGCGGTGGACATCCACCCACGCGGACTGCTGCGGCGCCGCACCGGGCACACCTGGCGCGACTGGCGCGGCTTCGAGGCCCTGATCGGCCACGACGGTTCACTTCCCTCGCGCACCCGGCTCGGCGGGCTGCGCCACCTCAAGGCGGCCCAGATCGCCGACCTCATCGAAGAGGCCTCCGACAACGAGCAGAACGAGCTGCTCAGCCGCGTCCACGCCCACCCCGATCTCGAAGCCGACGTGTTCGAAGAACTCGACGAAGACCAGGCCAGCGACCTGCTCGAAGCCCTCCCGGACGCCCAGGTCGCCGACGTGCTCGCACGCATGCGCTCCGATGACGCCGCGGACGCCCTCCTCGACCTGCCCCAGGACCGCCGCCAGGACGTGCTGGGGCTCCTGCCGGAGACCCAACGCCAGAAGATCACCATCCTGCTCGGCTACCAAGAAGCCACCGCCGGTGGTCTCATGAGCGTCGAGTATCTGTCCGTGGCAACGACCACCACGGTCGCCGACGCGCTGCGCGCCATCGCAGCCGCGACCCACCTGCAGCAGGAAGCCATCGTCATCACGTTCTGCCACGACGACGACCGGCGCACCGTGGGCGCCGTCAGCGTGATCACCCTGCTGCAGAACGACCCGCGCGCGCTGATCGGCGACCTCGCCGACCCCCACCCGGTTCACGTGCACCCCGACGCCGACCTCCCCGAGATCACCGCAGCCATGGCCGACTACAACCTCCTCGTCCTGCCAGTCCTGGACCACGACGACCACCTCATCGGGGTCCTGACCATCGACGACGTCCTGGAAGCGACCATCCCCGAGCACTGGCGCCGCAGGCGCGCTTGA